Genomic DNA from Desulfonatronum thiodismutans:
CGGGCCGTCCTTTTTCCCGGTTACTACGGTGACTCCGAGGTCACCCCGGAGTCCTTGAGCTACCACATCGGGGCCGGACTGGACCGGGTCTACCGGCTGGTCACCGAACAGATCAGGCGCGGATACTGTTTCCTGTGCCGGGTCAACGAGGAAGAGGACTGCGGGGACTGCCAGGACTTGGCCGTGGACCTGGCCACAAAATTCATCACCACCCTGCCCAAGATCCGCGGCCTGCTGGCCACGGACGTTCAGGCCGCTCTGGCCGGGGATCCCGCGGCCAAGACGCCGGGGGAGATCATCTTCAGCTATCCCAGCATCATGGCCCTGACCCACTACCGCATCGCTCATGAACTCTACCACCTGGGCGTGGACATGATCCCCCGGATCATCTGCGAAATGGCCCACTCCAAAACCGGCATCGACATCCATCCCGGCGCGGAGATCGGCAACCATTTCTTCATCGACCACGGCACGGGTACGGTGATCGGCGAGACCAGCATCATCGGGAACAACGTCCGGCTTTACCAGGGCGTAACCCTGGGCGCGAAAAGCTTCCCCAAGGACGCCAACGGCCAGATCATCAAGGGCCTGCCTCGCCACCCGGTCCTGGAAGACGACGTGATCATCTACTCCGGCGCGACCATCCTGGGCCGGGTGACCATCGGCAAAGGCTCGGTCATCGGCGGCAACGTCTGGGTCACGGACAGCGTCCCCCCGGGTTCCCGCCTGATCCAACAACGTCCCAGCTCGCAGTTGTTCAGCGATGGCGAGGGGATTTGAACAGGATACCATGGAGTAACGATGCCCCTTTACGAATTCTACTGCCAGGACTGCCATACCATCTACAACTTCTTTTCCCCGCGGATCAACACGGAAAAGCGGCCAGACTGTCCCAAGTGCGGACGTCCGGAGTTGGAGCGGCAGGTTTCCGTGTTCGCCATTTCCAAGAATCGCCCGGACACCGGGGATAGCGAGGACGGCATGGACGGGATGCCGGACCTTTCCGGCCTGGACGAGGCCAAGCTCGAGCGGGCCATGGCCATGATGGCCCGGGAAGCCGAAGGCATGGACGAGGATGATCCGCGTCAGGCGGCCCAGTTGATGCGCAAGCTCTGCGACGTCACGGGCATGAACTTCGGGGAGGGCATGGAGGAGGCTCTGGCCAGGATGGAAGCCGGGGAAGACCCCGAACAGGTCGAAGCGGAAATGGGGGACATGTTCGAAAACATGGACTTCAGCCCCACCGGTGCCAAAAAGCTGCGCCGCGCCCTGCGCGCACCGGCCCGGGACGAGACAATTTACGATATGTGAGGCGGAAAAGCAGTCCCCGAACACTCCAACACGATCCGCATTCCCGGCGCGAGCCCGAGCACGGCGGCGGCGTTGCCCTGGTTAACCGCCAACTCCCAATAGCCCTGACTCCCGACCAGCATTCCGACTCCGCCCTCTGGAATCTGGGCGTAGGTCCGCACCGGAACCAGCGGCTGAAGCAAAGGCGCAAGCAGTTCTACTCGCCCCATCCCCGCTTCGGGCAAAAGACTTTCCGGCAGGTTGAGCAGGCAGTTGCCGAAGCGGTCCACATGCAGCACATGCGCCGCGATCTCCCGGCCACGCTGCTCCGGCGCGGCCCAGACCGGACGGTGCAGGGCCTCTGGGTCCAGAGGCCGGCCCAGTCGGAGCGGATCAGCGCCCAGGGCCAGCCGGGCCGCAGCCGGGGCCAGGATGTCCCGGCCATGAAAGGTGTTGGAACGCGCGCCCGAGGCGGGCGGCATGGTCAACTCCCAGGCCCGCGCTCCGCTCACATCCCCGGATTCAGGCCCGAATACCAGGGCCAACAGACCATTATCCGGTCCCAGAAAAAAGCGGCCCTCCCGTTTACCGATCACCAGACGACGCTCGGTCCCCACTCCCGGGTCCACCACGCCCACCAGCACGCTGCCTTCCGGAAAAAACCGCCAACTTGCCGCCAAATAAAAGGCCCCCTGCATTACGTCAAAGGGCCGAACCTGGTGGCTGACGTCTACAACCACTGCCTCTGGAGCGAGCCCCGCCAACACGCCCTTCATCTGTCCCACGTATGGATCGTCCAGCCCAAAATCCGTAAGCAGGGCGATGGTCGGCTTGGTCACCGCTCCTCGATGTCTTGGTCGTTCGCTTCGCATACGCATCCTCTGTTCCCTCCGCCTATAGCCCAAAGCAGGCATACATCACGCCATGGGACTGAGGCAAAAGGGCGAGCATTTTCGCCGTGTCGGCACTGTCGTAGCAGCGGGTCATGCCTGCGTTGTCCTCATGCAGTCACTTCGGGGGGGGGATGAATACGCAGCAGCGCTGAACGGCTTTATACAAGGGGGATACTCTCAGTAGACCTTGCGCCGGGAAAAGCCCTGACCAATCACGTTCAGGGTATTTTCCTCGATGGTGAAGGCCTTGGGGTCAATGGTGAAGATGATTTCCTCCAGGCGTTTGAGCTGCAGGCTGGTGACCACGGTCAAAAGAATTTTCTTTCGTTTGCCGGTGTAGGCACCGCGACCGTACAAAAAGGTCGAACCCCGGTTGATGGTGGTCAAAATGGCTTTAGCCAGTTCGTCGGGCTTTTCCGAGACCACCAACACCATTTTACGCTGGTTGAACATGCCCAGGAAGTAGTCCATGACCATGGCATGGACGAAAACCAGAAACACCGAGTAAAGCACATGCTCCAGGCCGATGAAGAACAGGCTGCCGGAGAACAAGACCAAGTTGAAGCCGAAGGAAAATTTTCCGATCCCGAGATTAAAGCGTTGGCTCAAGTAGACTGAGATGACGTCCAGCCCACCCAGAGATCCCAAAGACCGCAGGGCGATGCCCGAACCGGCTCCCATGATGGCTCCGGCCGTCAGGGCGGCCAGCAGAGTGTCCTCAATGGTCAGGGTCCATGGGAGAGTATCAAGGCCTAGGCTGAGCAGCAGCATGCCGTACAGGCTGTAGAAGAAAAACCGCTTGCTGACGCAGAGCCAACCGAGGATGAAAATCGGGATGTTCAGGATCAGGAGCCATACCCCGGGTGGAAACACCCCAAATACGTAGCTCAGAATCAAGCCGACCCCGGTCACGCCACCACTGATGAATTCCTGAGGAACAACGATGGCCTTGACTCCGAAAGCAACGATTAAGGCCCCCATGGTGATCAGGAGCAGGTTCCAGGATATGGAGTAGGTCGCAACGCGAAATTGTTCCGCCCACTTTCCGGCCATGCGGTTCTCCTTCCATCCAATTAAGCGTTTTACTTTGATGAATGCCTATGCGAGGTCTGAATAGTACTTCGGATGGCTCTGAAAAAAACGGTAGGAAATGATCAGCAGCGATATGGGTGGGGCCAGTCCGACGACCATACGCCGGAGCCACATCGCCGAACTGCCCATACCTACATGAGCCCGATGCCTGGAGCAAGACCGCAAAGACGCCGAACGTTTTTAGGCGAGGGCTGTGGCCTCGTATCGTTCCGGGTGACTTTTCACGGTTCAAGCGCTAAGGGTTACTGACTTTAGAAACGTGTTCCGGTCATACGTTCCAGGGCCGGATCGCCTCCCCTTCACCAGCAAACGTCACGAGGTCCATCATGTGCGGAATCATCGGTTATGCGGGGCACAGGCCGGCCGTGCCCATCATCGTGGAAGGACTGAAGCGTCTGGAGTACCGCGGCTACGATTCCGCGGGGGTGACCTTTGCACAGCACGACGAGCTGCACGTCATTCGGGCCGAGGGCAAGCTGTGCGAGCTGGAAACCCGCCTCAACGGCCAGGACATGTTTCATGCCACTACGGCTCTGGGCCATACCCGATGGGCGACCCACGGCTTGCCCGTGGAACGCAACGCCCATCCCCATCGTGACCCAGGAGGTCGCCTGGCCCTAGTGCACAACGGAATCATCGAGAACTACCAGCCCCTTCGGAAAAGGCTTAAAGACAAAGGGCGCACGTTTTTCTCGGATACGGACTCCGAAGTGCTGGTTCAGCTTATCGCCGAGCTATGGACTTCCGACATCACCCTACGCGAGGCGTTCAGCAAAGCGCTTGCTCAAGTTGAAGGCACCTATGCCGCGGCCCTGCTCAACCTTGACGAGCCGAATAAAATATGGGCGGCCCGTAAATCCAGCCCGCTGTTGCTGGGTGTGGGCGTTGGGGAAAACTTCGTGGCCTCGGACATCCCGGCGTTTCTGGGCTACACACGGGACGTCGTCTTTTTGGAAGACGGCGAACTGGTGGAACTGGAGCCGTTTTCCTGGCAGGTCTTCGACGCCGCCACCCTGGAGCCTCTGGAGAAGAAGGTCCACCATATCACCTGGGACTTCCAGGCCGCGCAAAAAGGCGGCTACCGCCACTTCATGCTCAAAGAAATCTTCGAGCAGCCCGCGGTGATCGCCAATTGTCTGGCCGGACGCGTGGACGGCAAAGCCCTGTCCGTTACCTTGCCGGAGCTGGAATCCCTGCCCGTCCCGGCCCAGATCCAGATCGTGGCCTGCGGCACGTCCTACCATGCCGGGCTGTGGGGTCAGCACTTACTGGAATCCTGGGCGAAAATACCGGTTCGCGTGGAAATCGCCTCGGAATTCAGATATCGCAACCCGCTCTTCATGCCGGACGATCTCGTCCTGGCCATCAGTCAGTCCGGAGAAACCGCGGATACCTTGGCCGGGATGCGCTTGGCCAAGGAACACGGCGTGCCTGTGCTCGGACTGTGCAACGTGCTGGGTTCCAGCGTGACCCGGGAGGCGGACGGCGTGATTTACACCCAGGCTGGGCCGGAAATCAGCGTGGCCTCCACCAAGGCCATGTGCAGCCAGCTTGTTTTGTTGACCTTGCTGGCCCTGTACTGGGGGCGACGCAAGGGAACGCTGGCTCGGGAAGTGGAGACATCGATCATCACCGGGCTGCTCGGCCTGCCTCAAGTTTTGGAGGCAGAACTGCCCCGCCTGCGCGGCACAGCCCAGGAACTGGCCTCGGAATATAGCACGGCAAACAGCTTTTTCTACCTCGGACGGGGGCCGGCCTACCCGCTGGCCTTGGAAGGGGCTTTAAAACTCAAGGAAATCTCTTACATCCACGCCGAGGGCTACGCAGCCGGAGAGATGAAGCACGGCCCCATCGCCCTGATCGAGCCGGAATTCCCCACCTTCGCCCTGGCCCTGAACGACGCCCTGCTGCCCAAGGTCGTTTCCAATCTGGTTGAAGTCCAGGCCCGCAACGGCCGGGTCATCGCCTTGTGCCAGTCCGGGTTCGAGCTGACCGTGGATCACGCCTGGGAGGTCCCTCAGGTTTACGGCCCTCTGAACAGCTTCCTGGCCCTGCCGGCCTTGCAGTTGTTCGCATACGAAATGGCCGTCTACCTGGGAAAGGACGTGGACCAGCCCCGCAATTTGGCCAAAAGCGTGACGGTGGAGTAGGGGCAGGCCCTCGTGCTAGCCCTTGATTCGCGACCTTGGGAAAACGCATGGAAAAGGGCAACCACGGGGGGTTGCCCCTACGCTCCTCGCACCTTTCCCCAAAACCGTGACAGAAAGAACCCTCCGGCGGCCACCAGGACGATGGCCGCGCCAGCGGTCAGATTCAGATAGTAGGCTAGAAGCAGTCCGCTCACGCAGAACACAATGCTCAGCAGCACGGACCAAGCCATCATGGTTCCCAGCGACTTTGCGAACCCTTCCGCCATCACGGCCGGAATGGTCAACAATGCGATGACCAGGATTAAGCCCACGGCCTGGATGACCGTAACCACGGTCAACGCGGCCAGGGCCAGAAGGCTGAAATACAAGCCACGCACCGGGACGCCCATGACACGGGCGTGTTCCTCGTCGTAGGACATGGCCAACAGGTCGTGATAAAAAAGCCGCACCCAGCCCAGCACCATCAGATTCAACGCGGCCATCAGCCACAGGCTGGTAGCGGGTACCAACAAAATGCTGCCAAACAGGTAACTCATCAGATCCACGTTATACCCGGGGGTCATGTCCACCAGGAGGATCCCCACAGCCATGCCCACGGCCCAGATCACGCCGATGGAAGAGTCGCTACGATGCTTGGCCCTTAAGCTGACCCCGCCCATGACCAAGGAAGCCAGCAACGCGCACAACGCGGCCCCAAGGTAGGGCGAAGCCCCTAGATAGATTGCCGCGCCCACCCCGCCATAAGAGGCGTGAGCAATCCCGCCGGACAGAAAAACCAAACGGTTGACCACCACCAGGGACCCCATCACCCCGCAACAGACGCTGATCAGCAAACAGGCCGCCAAGGCGTTGCGCATGAATTCGTACTGGAGGAAATCCGGCGTCATGAGCAGCGATGTTCCTTGAGCACCCGGTGGGGGAGCGGCCCGTGGGTAACCAGTTCCACGGGACAGTGATAGGCGGATTCAAGCATTGTCTGAGTGAACTCGGCCCGGTCGTGGTAAAACAACGTCTTATTCACGCAGGCCACGGACGTGGCATAGCTGGAGAGAATGGAAAGGTCGTGGCTGACCACGATGACGGTCATGAACACGTTCAATTCCTTGAGCAAATCGTAGAGCGCCGTCTGAAAATCCCGGTCCACGCTGGCCGTGGGTTCGTCCAGGAAGAGGAGCTCCGGTTCGTTGGCAAGTGCCCTGGCGATAAAGACCCGTTGCCGCTGACCGCCGGAAAGCCGACCGATGCGCCGACCACGAAAATCCCACATGCCAACCCGCTTCAGGGCTTGGCGCGTTGCTTCCCGGTCTTCCGCCTCGAAACCACGCCAAAAGGCACGATGAGGCAATCGACCGAGCAACACCACATCTTCAACCGTAACAGGGAACTGCATGTGAACATTGGTGTGCTGCGGAACGTACCCCACCTTGCGGGGCATTTTCCCAGGGGCCGCGCCGAGCACGGAGACTACGCCCCTGCGAGGCTTCAGGATGCCCAGCAAGACTTTCAGCAGCGTAGTCTTGCCTCCGCCGTTAGGCCCCAACACGGCCAGAAAGTCCCCCCGGCGCACATGGAGTTCCACGTCTTCAAGGACGAGGTGTCCATCATAGGCGAAACACACGCCCTGGGCATGCACGACAGGGGGGGACATGAAACAACTCCGTTACTGCATCGCTTGCTTGAACTTTTCGGCCACGGTACGCATGTTCTCCATCCAATTTTCGGCCAACGGGTTGATGGCGATGGTCTGTCCTTCGATAGCCGAAGCGATGGTTTCCGCGCTACGGGTGGAGAACTGCGGGGAGATGAAGACAACGCGAACTCTCTCTGCCTTGGCCCGTTGAATCAGTTGTTGCAGATCCTGAGCCTTGGGCTCCTTGCCCTCCAATTCCACCGGAATCTGCTCCAGTCCGTAATGGCGGGCAAAGTATCCCCAGGCAGGATGAAAGACCATGAACGCCGATCCCTGCTTTCCAGCCAGGGTATGGCGAATGTCCACGTCCAGGGCGTCCAGGTCCGCCATGAACGCCTTGAAGTTGGCTACATATGCCGAGGCATGCTCGCCGTCGAGGTCCGTCAAGGCCTCGAGGATGTGCCGAGCCTGGATACGGACCAAATCCGGCGAAAGCCAGACGTGGGTGTCCAGTCCTCCGTGATGGTGGTGGTCGTGGCCATGACTGTGATTGTAAGCAAGGCCATGCTCCTGGTCATGCGCATGATCGTGGCTCTCTCCGTGAGCATGTTCGTGTCCGTGAAAGTGGTTCTCTCCATGGTCGTGACCGTGGCCATGATCATGGTCGCCGCGCCCGTGATCATTGTGGTGATGGTGGGGGATCATGGGGAGTTTATCGATGCCTGCATCCGTATGCACGGTCCGCAGTTCAGGGTGAAGCGCGCCTATCTTGGGCAAAAGATTTTTCTCGAACTCCACCCCCAAGGCAAAATATAACTTGGCCTGGGCCAAGGTGCGCATCTGATCCGGTTTGGGCTCGTAAACATGCGGGCTGGCTCCCGGCGGGACCATGACGGACACATTTACAAGCTGACCGCCGACGCGTTCCACGAAGTACTTTTGCGGCGCGATGCTCACAAACACTTCAAACGGCTGTGCCTGGACCGAAGTCGCGCCCAGCGTCACGAACAACATCGCGAACAGAGCAATCCCCATCTTAAAATTCAAATTCCGCATATTCACATCCTCCTGGTTACCATACCCAATGCGGTATGCCTCTCGTCCCCAGCCTTTCGATGATATTGATATTGCGGTATCATCAGGGCTGATGGCAAGCAAATAGCCTTGTTGAGAGTTAATTGATAACCTTTCGGGCTCATGGTACGAGAGAAGATGGAGAGAGCGACCGCAAAAGGCCGGTAATGATGAGAAAAACGCAACAACGTCATGCTATTCAATCGGTCCTTGGCAAGGCCATGGGACCACTGACCATCCCGGAGATTCACCGGGAAGCCTCACACTATTCGCCAGGCTTAGGAATTGCTACGGTCTATCGGACCGTTCGAAACATGCTTAAACAGGGCGCGATTTTACAAATCGGCATTCCAGGAGAAATCCCCAGATACGAAGACGCGCGTCGTTCACACCATCATTTTTTTCAGTGCCGTGTTTGTTCCCGCGTCTTCGAAGTACACGAATGTCCCGCCGACCTGAACCGCATGGTTCCGGAAGGGTTTGAACTGGAGGACCACGAAGTGTTCCTGTTCGGCCGCTGCAGGGACTGCCGTGAAGGACCGACGAATACGGATCTACTGAACTCGTGCGGAATGAACGGCGTTTGATTCGTCGTTCCAGCGACCGAGCAACTACACGATCTCCATTCGTGATTCCCCGAGCTGATGCGGAACGACCCGACCAATAACCTCGCACAGCTCTCCGCCCTCTCGAAGCAGTCTTTGAACCTCAGGCACGAGGGCTTCGGCAACCCCCAACACCAAGCCGCCGGAAGTCTGGGCGTCAAAGATCATGTCCACGCGCAAGGCGTCCACGTCGGACTTGACCTCCACCTGTCGAGCGCAATGCTTTTTGTTGGCGAAGCTCCCGGCCGGGAGCATGCCCATGGCGATCAGTTCCATAGCCTGTTCGAGAACTGGGACGCTTTCGGCATCCAGGATAATCCGCACATCCGAGGCATGGGCCATTTCCAACAGGTGACCGCCCAGGCCGAATCCGGTCACGTCCGTGGCACCTTTCAATCCCAGCTTGGCGATGACTTCCCCACCTACTCGGTTCAGCCGCCCGGCCCAGTGATACAGAAGCTTTTCCAACTCTTCCGCGCCGGGCAGTTCGGCCTTCAATCCCGTGGCTAATACGCCGGAGCCCAACGGCTTGGTCAGGATCAGCTGATCGCCGTGACGCAGTCCGCCATTGGTAGCGTAGCCTTCCGGAGCAACGAAGCCGGTTACTGCCAAACCGTATTTAACCTCCTGATCTTCGACGCTGTGACCACCGGCCAACACGGCACCAGCTTCTTGAATCTTGTCCAACCCGCCGCGCAGAATTTCCTTAAGGATTTCTTTGGAAAGCTTTTTGATTGGAAAACAAACAATGTTCATGGCGCACCACGGAGTCCCCCCCATGGCATAGACGTCGGAAAGAGAATTGGCCGCGGCTATTTGCCCGAACCAATAAGGATTATTGACAATGGGCGTGAAGAAATCCACGGTCTGGACCAGCGCCATATTCGGTGGAAATCGCAGTATCGCGGCGTCCTCGGCATGTGCTGTTCCTGAAAGTAGGCGCTCGTCTGAACGAATGGCGAGGCCCCCCAAAATGCTCTCCAGGTCCCCTGGAGATATTTTTGAAGCTCAACCGGCGGCACTGACGCCGCGAACCAGAGCGTATGCATCTCGATCAATCATTATCTCAACCTTGTTGATGAAGGAATAAAGCAGTCGACAGAGGGGTGCACCAACTCGAAGACGTCCCCTTCGTCATGATGCTGGATTTCCTCGGTTTGATCAAACGTTTCAGCTGATTCGGTAACGAATTCCAAAAAAAACCGTACGACGGGAAACTGGTGGCGCATGGGATGATGGACGACGAAAAAACTACGCTCAAAGTGCAGTTCCGGAATACTGACGATGGTCAATTCCCCGCGCTGAAGGTATTCCCGTGCGGCCAGCCGGGAGCTGACGGAAATTCCCATGCCGCACCGCACGAAACGTAACAAGGCTTCCGTACCGTCCACGACGCTCACCACGTTCAGTTCGTTTGGCGAACAACCTGCTTTTTCCAGTGCTTGCTCCACGGCAAGTCGCGTTCCTGATCCGGGCTGGCGCACGACCCAAGGCATTTTGACTATGGATTCAACGCTAAAGGGGGGACGCCGACCGGATAAAAAACTCGGCGCCGCCAAGACCACAAGCGAGTCGTCCACCAAGGTCTGAAATTCCAGTTCTGAAGATTGATCCTTGGCGCCGACCACGCCGACGCAAAGCTCACCCCGAGAAATCAAGTCCAGGATGTCCAATGAATCGCCTTCGGTCACCGAGATGCGCACATTGGGATATCTTCGCGAAAAACGGCTGAGTAACTCGGGAAACAGGTAGTTCGCGGGAATAGTGCTTCCTCCCAGCTTCAACTCGCCGGACACGTCGTTGGACAGCAGACGAATCTCGGACTCGGCTCGGTCCAGGGAGGCGAAGATGGACGCGCAGTGGCCATAAAGAATATCAGCGGCCTGGGTCGGTAAAATACTGCGCCCCAAGCGATCAAACAACGAAACCTGGATGGACTGCTCCAAAGTAGCCACGTGCGCGCTAATGGTTGGTTGGGACAAAGCCAGATCTTCCGCAGCCCGTGAAAAACTCCTGCGTTCATAGACCTTGGCAAAGGCACGTAATTGACGCATATCCATATTCACGATCCAAGCAATAGCTTTTAACTATCGACTAAATCAAAAAAAAAGGCAGAGCAATTGCTCTGCCTTTATCATTCATACCGACGGTTCATTCAGTGGACTTTTCACGAGAAGCCGAAGAGGGTTCCTCGGATGCAGGACTCAGTGGAGCCGTACTTTGTTGAGCAATAGTCGTTGCAACGACTCCAGTCTCGGTTTGCGGAGTTACAACCTGATGCTTCGTAAATTCGATTAAAGCCAATGGCGCACAATCACCCGGGCGTGGAGCTCCAAGCTTCAATACGCGCGTATATCCCCCGGGGATGTCCTGGTATAAGGGAGCAACCTCGTCGAAGAGGCGTTTAACCAACGCATGGTCTCCTAAGACCTTGTACACAAGCCGTCTGGAATGCAGATCATTACGTTTTGCCTTGGTCACGAGTTTTTCAACCACGCCGCGGAGTTC
This window encodes:
- the epsC gene encoding serine O-acetyltransferase EpsC produces the protein MNTPDMMELNIAPLKDVVRRLCEPDSCKDVCRAPVHDQPMPSVPAITEIMERLRAVLFPGYYGDSEVTPESLSYHIGAGLDRVYRLVTEQIRRGYCFLCRVNEEEDCGDCQDLAVDLATKFITTLPKIRGLLATDVQAALAGDPAAKTPGEIIFSYPSIMALTHYRIAHELYHLGVDMIPRIICEMAHSKTGIDIHPGAEIGNHFFIDHGTGTVIGETSIIGNNVRLYQGVTLGAKSFPKDANGQIIKGLPRHPVLEDDVIIYSGATILGRVTIGKGSVIGGNVWVTDSVPPGSRLIQQRPSSQLFSDGEGI
- the glmS gene encoding glutamine--fructose-6-phosphate transaminase (isomerizing), whose translation is MCGIIGYAGHRPAVPIIVEGLKRLEYRGYDSAGVTFAQHDELHVIRAEGKLCELETRLNGQDMFHATTALGHTRWATHGLPVERNAHPHRDPGGRLALVHNGIIENYQPLRKRLKDKGRTFFSDTDSEVLVQLIAELWTSDITLREAFSKALAQVEGTYAAALLNLDEPNKIWAARKSSPLLLGVGVGENFVASDIPAFLGYTRDVVFLEDGELVELEPFSWQVFDAATLEPLEKKVHHITWDFQAAQKGGYRHFMLKEIFEQPAVIANCLAGRVDGKALSVTLPELESLPVPAQIQIVACGTSYHAGLWGQHLLESWAKIPVRVEIASEFRYRNPLFMPDDLVLAISQSGETADTLAGMRLAKEHGVPVLGLCNVLGSSVTREADGVIYTQAGPEISVASTKAMCSQLVLLTLLALYWGRRKGTLAREVETSIITGLLGLPQVLEAELPRLRGTAQELASEYSTANSFFYLGRGPAYPLALEGALKLKEISYIHAEGYAAGEMKHGPIALIEPEFPTFALALNDALLPKVVSNLVEVQARNGRVIALCQSGFELTVDHAWEVPQVYGPLNSFLALPALQLFAYEMAVYLGKDVDQPRNLAKSVTVE
- a CDS encoding FmdB family zinc ribbon protein, which gives rise to MPLYEFYCQDCHTIYNFFSPRINTEKRPDCPKCGRPELERQVSVFAISKNRPDTGDSEDGMDGMPDLSGLDEAKLERAMAMMAREAEGMDEDDPRQAAQLMRKLCDVTGMNFGEGMEEALARMEAGEDPEQVEAEMGDMFENMDFSPTGAKKLRRALRAPARDETIYDM
- the rplQ gene encoding 50S ribosomal protein L17 — encoded protein: MRHRKSGRKFNRTPAHRKAMFRNMASALIQHGRIQTTEAKAKELRGVVEKLVTKAKRNDLHSRRLVYKVLGDHALVKRLFDEVAPLYQDIPGGYTRVLKLGAPRPGDCAPLALIEFTKHQVVTPQTETGVVATTIAQQSTAPLSPASEEPSSASREKSTE
- a CDS encoding Fur family transcriptional regulator, which gives rise to MMRKTQQRHAIQSVLGKAMGPLTIPEIHREASHYSPGLGIATVYRTVRNMLKQGAILQIGIPGEIPRYEDARRSHHHFFQCRVCSRVFEVHECPADLNRMVPEGFELEDHEVFLFGRCRDCREGPTNTDLLNSCGMNGV
- a CDS encoding metal ABC transporter ATP-binding protein; this encodes MSPPVVHAQGVCFAYDGHLVLEDVELHVRRGDFLAVLGPNGGGKTTLLKVLLGILKPRRGVVSVLGAAPGKMPRKVGYVPQHTNVHMQFPVTVEDVVLLGRLPHRAFWRGFEAEDREATRQALKRVGMWDFRGRRIGRLSGGQRQRVFIARALANEPELLFLDEPTASVDRDFQTALYDLLKELNVFMTVIVVSHDLSILSSYATSVACVNKTLFYHDRAEFTQTMLESAYHCPVELVTHGPLPHRVLKEHRCS
- a CDS encoding selenium metabolism-associated LysR family transcriptional regulator — translated: MDMRQLRAFAKVYERRSFSRAAEDLALSQPTISAHVATLEQSIQVSLFDRLGRSILPTQAADILYGHCASIFASLDRAESEIRLLSNDVSGELKLGGSTIPANYLFPELLSRFSRRYPNVRISVTEGDSLDILDLISRGELCVGVVGAKDQSSELEFQTLVDDSLVVLAAPSFLSGRRPPFSVESIVKMPWVVRQPGSGTRLAVEQALEKAGCSPNELNVVSVVDGTEALLRFVRCGMGISVSSRLAAREYLQRGELTIVSIPELHFERSFFVVHHPMRHQFPVVRFFLEFVTESAETFDQTEEIQHHDEGDVFELVHPSVDCFIPSSTRLR
- a CDS encoding SAM hydrolase/SAM-dependent halogenase family protein, with the translated sequence MRMRSERPRHRGAVTKPTIALLTDFGLDDPYVGQMKGVLAGLAPEAVVVDVSHQVRPFDVMQGAFYLAASWRFFPEGSVLVGVVDPGVGTERRLVIGKREGRFFLGPDNGLLALVFGPESGDVSGARAWELTMPPASGARSNTFHGRDILAPAAARLALGADPLRLGRPLDPEALHRPVWAAPEQRGREIAAHVLHVDRFGNCLLNLPESLLPEAGMGRVELLAPLLQPLVPVRTYAQIPEGGVGMLVGSQGYWELAVNQGNAAAVLGLAPGMRIVLECSGTAFPPHIS
- a CDS encoding metal ABC transporter permease, with the protein product MTPDFLQYEFMRNALAACLLISVCCGVMGSLVVVNRLVFLSGGIAHASYGGVGAAIYLGASPYLGAALCALLASLVMGGVSLRAKHRSDSSIGVIWAVGMAVGILLVDMTPGYNVDLMSYLFGSILLVPATSLWLMAALNLMVLGWVRLFYHDLLAMSYDEEHARVMGVPVRGLYFSLLALAALTVVTVIQAVGLILVIALLTIPAVMAEGFAKSLGTMMAWSVLLSIVFCVSGLLLAYYLNLTAGAAIVLVAAGGFFLSRFWGKVRGA
- a CDS encoding YitT family protein — its product is MAGKWAEQFRVATYSISWNLLLITMGALIVAFGVKAIVVPQEFISGGVTGVGLILSYVFGVFPPGVWLLILNIPIFILGWLCVSKRFFFYSLYGMLLLSLGLDTLPWTLTIEDTLLAALTAGAIMGAGSGIALRSLGSLGGLDVISVYLSQRFNLGIGKFSFGFNLVLFSGSLFFIGLEHVLYSVFLVFVHAMVMDYFLGMFNQRKMVLVVSEKPDELAKAILTTINRGSTFLYGRGAYTGKRKKILLTVVTSLQLKRLEEIIFTIDPKAFTIEENTLNVIGQGFSRRKVY
- a CDS encoding metal ABC transporter solute-binding protein, Zn/Mn family produces the protein MRNLNFKMGIALFAMLFVTLGATSVQAQPFEVFVSIAPQKYFVERVGGQLVNVSVMVPPGASPHVYEPKPDQMRTLAQAKLYFALGVEFEKNLLPKIGALHPELRTVHTDAGIDKLPMIPHHHHNDHGRGDHDHGHGHDHGENHFHGHEHAHGESHDHAHDQEHGLAYNHSHGHDHHHHGGLDTHVWLSPDLVRIQARHILEALTDLDGEHASAYVANFKAFMADLDALDVDIRHTLAGKQGSAFMVFHPAWGYFARHYGLEQIPVELEGKEPKAQDLQQLIQRAKAERVRVVFISPQFSTRSAETIASAIEGQTIAINPLAENWMENMRTVAEKFKQAMQ
- the selD gene encoding selenide, water dikinase SelD — protein: MIDRDAYALVRGVSAAGUASKISPGDLESILGGLAIRSDERLLSGTAHAEDAAILRFPPNMALVQTVDFFTPIVNNPYWFGQIAAANSLSDVYAMGGTPWCAMNIVCFPIKKLSKEILKEILRGGLDKIQEAGAVLAGGHSVEDQEVKYGLAVTGFVAPEGYATNGGLRHGDQLILTKPLGSGVLATGLKAELPGAEELEKLLYHWAGRLNRVGGEVIAKLGLKGATDVTGFGLGGHLLEMAHASDVRIILDAESVPVLEQAMELIAMGMLPAGSFANKKHCARQVEVKSDVDALRVDMIFDAQTSGGLVLGVAEALVPEVQRLLREGGELCEVIGRVVPHQLGESRMEIV